In Zhaonella formicivorans, one DNA window encodes the following:
- the mutS gene encoding DNA mismatch repair protein MutS, which yields MNSLTPMMQQYLAIKKQYQDAILFFRLGDFYEMFMEDAILASRELEITLTSRESGAERVPMCGVPYHAADSYIARLIDKGYKVAICEQVEDPKSVKGIVKREVIRVITPGTILDEKVLPEKQNNYLVALTSTEECYGLAFVDISTGEFRAASIAKSKGQGPILDEVARLNPAECLVNESVQADENLLAALRKMLRCQVSFPELGCLNFKESYNLLKRHFGTTSLAGFGCEHLPAAITAAALVLRYLQETQKIALKHLTKISSYSIESFMLLDLQTRRNLELLTSLRTQNKNGSLLQILDLTVTAMGGRKLKQWLEQPLLDLDAIKLRLDATAELVENLFLREETRSYLKEIYDLERLLGKVAYGTANARDLLALKHSLQVLEPLKKALKQSNSPGLKAINDELQLYPELTDLLERSIAPEPPLSLKEGGLIKTGYNQTVDQLRQASSDGKVWIASLEQEERERTGVKSLKIGFNKVFGYYLEITKANLNNVPPDYIRKQTLANAERYITPKLKELEDLVLHSQERLATLEYEIFLAIRAEVAKLTGSIQKTAQLIAELDVLCSFAEVAVRNNYVKPEVDNSTTLELIEARHPVVEKLVAECDFVPNNCYLNTAEHQLAIITGPNMAGKSTYIRTVAILAIMAQIGSFIPARRAKIGLVDRVFARVGASDDLATGQSTFMVEMNEVANILNNASQRSLIILDEVGRGTSTFDGLSIAWAISEYLLENTKARTLFATHYHELIELENLFSGVKNYSMAVKEHNDQVIFLRQVVPGGTDKSYGIHVAQLAGLPKKVIERAKEKLHELEQEGCQRQYRREAAAAQETQLSFVPPAYYELIISRLKELDLNNLTPLKALNILDELKRSIKG from the coding sequence TTGAACAGTCTCACTCCGATGATGCAGCAGTATCTTGCGATTAAAAAGCAATATCAGGATGCGATCCTGTTTTTTAGATTAGGTGATTTCTACGAAATGTTTATGGAGGATGCTATACTGGCATCCAGGGAATTGGAAATAACATTGACCTCCCGGGAAAGCGGCGCAGAGCGGGTACCTATGTGTGGAGTTCCCTATCATGCTGCCGACAGCTATATTGCCCGCTTGATAGATAAAGGCTATAAAGTTGCAATTTGTGAACAGGTTGAAGATCCTAAGTCAGTAAAAGGAATTGTAAAAAGAGAAGTGATTAGGGTTATTACCCCAGGCACTATACTGGATGAAAAGGTGTTGCCGGAGAAACAGAATAATTATTTGGTAGCATTGACGAGCACGGAGGAATGTTACGGCCTAGCCTTTGTAGATATATCTACAGGCGAATTTCGCGCTGCTTCCATCGCAAAATCTAAAGGGCAAGGTCCCATTCTTGATGAAGTGGCCCGGTTGAATCCCGCTGAATGTTTAGTAAATGAAAGTGTACAGGCTGATGAAAACCTGCTTGCAGCCCTAAGAAAAATGTTGCGGTGCCAGGTAAGCTTCCCGGAGCTGGGCTGTTTAAATTTTAAGGAAAGCTATAACCTTTTAAAGCGGCATTTTGGTACAACTTCCCTGGCAGGATTCGGCTGCGAGCACTTACCTGCCGCTATAACTGCAGCTGCTTTGGTACTCCGTTACCTGCAGGAAACGCAAAAAATTGCTTTAAAGCATTTAACCAAAATTTCTTCGTATAGCATTGAATCGTTCATGCTGCTTGACCTGCAGACCAGGCGCAATTTAGAACTGCTAACTTCACTCAGGACCCAAAATAAAAACGGCTCCTTGTTGCAAATTCTAGATCTCACTGTCACAGCTATGGGCGGACGCAAGTTAAAACAATGGCTGGAACAGCCGCTGCTGGATCTGGATGCTATCAAGTTGAGACTAGATGCTACAGCAGAACTGGTGGAAAATCTTTTTTTACGAGAGGAAACCCGGTCTTATCTAAAGGAAATTTATGATCTGGAAAGGCTACTGGGAAAAGTTGCTTATGGAACGGCAAATGCCCGGGATCTGCTGGCTTTAAAGCATTCCTTGCAAGTGCTTGAACCCCTTAAAAAAGCGTTAAAGCAAAGTAATTCGCCTGGATTAAAAGCAATAAATGATGAGTTGCAGCTTTATCCCGAATTAACTGACCTTTTGGAACGGTCCATAGCGCCCGAACCTCCTCTGTCTTTAAAAGAGGGGGGGTTAATCAAAACAGGTTACAACCAAACGGTTGATCAATTGCGGCAAGCGAGCAGCGACGGCAAAGTATGGATTGCGAGTCTCGAACAGGAGGAAAGGGAACGAACAGGGGTTAAATCCCTCAAGATTGGTTTCAATAAAGTATTTGGTTATTATCTGGAAATAACCAAGGCAAACTTAAATAATGTACCTCCTGATTATATCCGGAAGCAAACCTTAGCCAACGCTGAACGTTACATAACCCCAAAATTAAAAGAATTAGAAGATCTTGTTTTACATTCGCAAGAACGTTTGGCAACGCTGGAATATGAAATATTTTTAGCCATAAGGGCTGAAGTGGCTAAGCTAACCGGCTCAATTCAAAAAACGGCACAACTAATTGCCGAATTAGATGTGTTGTGTAGTTTTGCAGAAGTAGCAGTACGCAATAATTATGTTAAGCCAGAGGTAGATAATTCAACTACACTGGAACTGATTGAAGCCAGGCATCCTGTGGTTGAGAAATTGGTTGCTGAGTGTGATTTTGTTCCAAACAACTGCTACTTAAATACTGCCGAACACCAGCTGGCAATTATAACTGGACCAAATATGGCAGGGAAATCAACTTATATTCGTACGGTAGCAATTTTAGCCATTATGGCTCAGATAGGCAGCTTTATCCCGGCTCGCCGGGCCAAAATAGGACTGGTAGACCGTGTTTTTGCCAGGGTAGGGGCTTCAGACGATTTGGCTACGGGGCAGAGCACTTTTATGGTGGAAATGAATGAAGTGGCTAATATCTTAAACAATGCTTCGCAGCGTAGCCTGATCATTTTGGATGAAGTTGGCAGGGGGACAAGTACTTTTGATGGTTTGAGCATTGCCTGGGCTATTAGTGAGTACCTGTTAGAAAACACGAAAGCCCGCACTTTATTTGCCACCCACTATCATGAACTAATCGAGCTGGAAAATTTGTTTTCAGGTGTGAAAAATTATAGCATGGCGGTAAAAGAACATAACGATCAGGTAATTTTTTTACGCCAGGTTGTGCCTGGTGGAACAGACAAAAGTTATGGTATCCATGTAGCGCAGCTGGCAGGCTTACCAAAAAAAGTTATTGAAAGAGCAAAGGAGAAATTGCATGAGCTAGAGCAAGAAGGCTGCCAACGGCAGTACAGGAGGGAAGCTGCAGCTGCGCAAGAAACCCAGCTCAGTTTTGTGCCTCCGGCTTATTACGAATTGATTATCAGTCGATTAAAAGAACTTGATTTAAATAATTTAACCCCGCTCAAGGCGCTTAATATTCTGGATGAGTTAAAAAGAAGCATAAAGGGTTAA
- a CDS encoding YlbF family regulator: MDVIAKAHELAEALANSSELLRYRAAEARLLNNSEAQVKLQELRSGNLALEKIEDPVIYEYLSAYREFSNLLEAVKFILTSAYDGELTAENGCGHCCRRNFNSPH, encoded by the coding sequence ATGGATGTAATAGCAAAAGCCCATGAATTAGCAGAAGCTTTGGCAAATTCCAGCGAACTCTTACGCTACCGCGCTGCGGAAGCCAGACTGCTGAACAACAGCGAGGCGCAAGTTAAATTGCAAGAGTTGCGAAGCGGAAATTTGGCCTTGGAAAAAATTGAAGATCCTGTTATTTACGAGTATTTAAGCGCTTATCGCGAGTTTTCCAACCTGTTAGAAGCAGTAAAATTCATTTTAACCTCTGCCTACGACGGCGAGCTTACTGCGGAAAATGGGTGTGGCCACTGCTGCCGACGAAATTTTAACTCCCCGCACTAA
- the miaB gene encoding tRNA (N6-isopentenyl adenosine(37)-C2)-methylthiotransferase MiaB, translating into MFYHIEIWGCQMNEHDAEILSGMLEQIGYRKTEVLSQADVIILYTCCVREKAEHKVFARLGQLKKYKTTNPNLLIAVGGCMAQQPEMGEDIRVRAPYVDLVFGTHNIHRLPQLLEEAKDAEVTLIEVWDREREIVENLPASRMNKLKAYVTIMYGCNNFCSYCIVPYVRGRERSREPEEIIKELKELASNGFKEIMFLGQNVNSYGKDLARPVDFADLLLQADAIPGLERIRYMTSHPRDFTEKLINTIAGSQKICEHFHLPIQAGSNRILKLMRRGYTKESYLELIAKVREAVPQATLTTDIIVGFPGETDEDFADTLEVITKARFDQAYTFIYSPRKGTPAAEMPDQVPQEVKKERFQKLLDLQNRISWELNQQMLGKIEEVLVEGTSKTDPAKLSGRTRGNKIVVVDGPEELIGHVIKVKIEEAQTWSLQGKIIGE; encoded by the coding sequence ATGTTTTACCATATCGAGATCTGGGGCTGTCAGATGAATGAACATGATGCGGAAATTCTATCGGGCATGTTGGAACAAATCGGCTATAGAAAGACGGAAGTTCTTTCTCAGGCCGACGTAATAATCTTGTATACGTGCTGCGTGCGGGAAAAAGCGGAACATAAAGTTTTTGCGCGGCTAGGGCAATTAAAAAAATATAAGACTACCAACCCCAACCTGCTGATTGCAGTAGGGGGTTGTATGGCCCAACAGCCGGAGATGGGAGAAGATATCAGGGTCAGGGCCCCTTACGTGGATCTGGTTTTTGGCACCCACAACATTCATCGCTTACCTCAATTGCTGGAGGAAGCTAAAGATGCTGAAGTTACTTTAATTGAAGTTTGGGATAGGGAGCGGGAAATTGTTGAGAATCTTCCGGCCAGCAGAATGAATAAGCTGAAAGCCTATGTGACTATAATGTACGGCTGTAACAACTTCTGCAGCTACTGCATTGTCCCTTATGTTAGGGGTAGGGAAAGAAGCAGGGAGCCGGAGGAAATTATCAAGGAATTAAAGGAATTAGCCTCAAACGGATTTAAGGAGATCATGTTTTTAGGGCAAAATGTAAATTCCTATGGCAAGGATTTAGCCCGTCCAGTGGATTTTGCCGATTTGCTTTTGCAGGCGGACGCTATTCCCGGACTAGAAAGAATTCGTTACATGACTTCTCATCCCAGGGATTTTACCGAAAAGTTAATAAACACAATAGCGGGTTCTCAAAAAATTTGTGAACATTTCCATTTGCCTATTCAGGCGGGCAGCAACAGAATTTTAAAGCTGATGCGCAGAGGTTACACCAAGGAAAGTTATTTAGAACTAATTGCCAAGGTGAGGGAAGCAGTACCTCAAGCCACCTTAACCACCGATATTATTGTAGGGTTTCCCGGTGAGACGGACGAAGATTTCGCTGATACTTTAGAAGTGATCACCAAAGCCAGGTTCGATCAGGCATACACTTTTATTTATTCTCCCCGGAAGGGAACCCCGGCAGCCGAAATGCCTGATCAGGTACCACAAGAAGTAAAAAAGGAGCGTTTTCAAAAACTCTTGGATTTGCAAAACAGGATCAGCTGGGAACTGAATCAGCAAATGCTTGGCAAAATTGAAGAAGTGCTGGTGGAGGGAACAAGCAAAACGGACCCTGCAAAATTAAGCGGGCGTACCAGGGGAAATAAGATAGTGGTCGTGGACGGGCCGGAAGAACTTATCGGGCATGTTATTAAGGTTAAAATTGAGGAAGCCCAAACCTGGTCACTCCAAGGCAAAATTATTGGGGAGTAG
- the larC gene encoding nickel pincer cofactor biosynthesis protein LarC translates to MRVAYFDCFSGISGDMVLGALIDAGLEPSVLEERLSSLGLEGYKLEFVRVTKQGIAGTKVNVSTEEAHAHRHLADINAILEKSELPVKVVKTAKRIFANLAKAEAKVHNTQPEKIHFHEVGAIDAIIDIVGAVIGLEELGVEEVYASPLHTGSGFVQCAHGLMPVPAPATAELLKSVPVYSKGIEHELVTPTGAAIITTLAKSFGNLPELVVEKIGYGAGERDLEIPNLLRVVIGRGKTGVDGLHTGTFTMIETNIDDMNPEFYDYLFYKLSVEGAVDVYLSSVYMKKNRPGTMLHVLAPKEKQMKLIQTIFKETTTLGVRCYEIQKISCANEHIPVETRYGTVRIKVSKNNGEIVNAAPEYEDCRLAAIKHNVPIKIVYDAAKIEIRELLK, encoded by the coding sequence GTGCGGGTCGCATATTTCGATTGTTTTAGTGGAATCAGCGGAGATATGGTTTTAGGAGCTCTAATTGATGCAGGCTTGGAGCCCAGTGTTCTGGAGGAACGTTTATCTTCTCTTGGTTTAGAAGGATATAAACTGGAATTTGTTAGGGTCACCAAACAAGGAATTGCGGGAACCAAGGTGAATGTAAGCACTGAAGAAGCTCATGCGCATAGGCATCTGGCCGATATTAACGCTATTTTGGAAAAAAGTGAACTGCCGGTCAAAGTTGTTAAAACAGCTAAAAGAATCTTTGCTAACTTGGCTAAAGCGGAGGCAAAAGTTCATAACACCCAACCTGAGAAGATTCATTTTCATGAAGTAGGGGCCATAGATGCCATTATTGACATTGTTGGGGCAGTAATCGGCCTAGAAGAGTTAGGTGTAGAGGAAGTTTATGCTTCCCCGCTGCATACCGGTTCCGGTTTTGTGCAATGTGCCCATGGGCTGATGCCGGTACCGGCTCCTGCAACTGCCGAACTGCTTAAGAGTGTTCCAGTTTATTCTAAGGGTATTGAGCATGAGCTAGTTACGCCTACTGGTGCGGCCATAATCACGACTTTAGCCAAAAGTTTTGGAAATTTGCCTGAGTTGGTAGTGGAAAAGATCGGTTATGGCGCTGGTGAGCGTGATTTAGAAATACCAAACTTGCTACGAGTAGTTATTGGCCGCGGAAAAACGGGAGTAGATGGGTTGCACACCGGGACATTTACGATGATTGAAACTAATATTGACGATATGAACCCTGAATTTTATGATTACCTTTTTTACAAACTTTCTGTGGAAGGGGCTGTGGATGTTTACCTCAGCTCGGTATACATGAAAAAGAACAGGCCGGGTACCATGCTCCATGTTTTAGCTCCAAAAGAGAAGCAAATGAAACTTATCCAAACTATTTTTAAGGAAACAACTACACTGGGCGTAAGGTGTTATGAAATACAAAAAATTTCTTGTGCCAATGAACACATTCCGGTGGAAACAAGATATGGAACAGTGAGAATTAAAGTTAGCAAAAATAACGGGGAAATAGTAAATGCTGCTCCCGAATATGAGGATTGCCGTTTAGCAGCGATAAAGCACAATGTACCCATCAAAATAGTATATGATGCAGCTAAAATAGAAATCCGGGAGCTACTGAAATAA
- the larB gene encoding nickel pincer cofactor biosynthesis protein LarB codes for MNPKNIKRILEEVKAGKLEVESALEQFKSLPYEDLGFAKVDLHRHLRQGFPEVIYCAGKTPEQVVKIMQSLSSGEHNILATRASQAVYEHVKLIFPEACYHEQARLIVIKKGEQKSIGCVLVISAGTSDLPVAEEAALTAEVMGNKVERLYDVGVAGIHRLLHNQQLLYAAKVIIVVAGMEGALASVVGGLVDKPVIAVPTSVGYGASFGGVAALLTMLNSCASGVSVVNIDNGFGAGYMASLINKIGEVD; via the coding sequence GTGAATCCTAAAAATATCAAGCGTATTCTGGAAGAAGTTAAAGCAGGCAAGCTAGAGGTGGAAAGCGCCCTTGAGCAGTTTAAATCTTTACCTTATGAGGATCTCGGTTTTGCTAAAGTGGATCTGCACCGTCATTTGCGCCAGGGTTTTCCGGAGGTTATTTACTGTGCAGGCAAAACTCCGGAGCAGGTCGTTAAAATCATGCAGTCATTGAGTTCTGGGGAGCATAATATCCTGGCTACCAGGGCGTCACAGGCAGTTTATGAGCACGTTAAATTGATCTTTCCGGAAGCTTGTTACCATGAGCAGGCACGGTTAATTGTAATAAAAAAAGGAGAACAAAAGAGCATCGGTTGTGTACTGGTAATTAGCGCAGGCACTTCCGATTTGCCTGTAGCAGAAGAAGCAGCTTTAACTGCTGAAGTGATGGGCAATAAAGTAGAACGCCTGTATGACGTAGGGGTAGCTGGTATTCACCGCTTGTTGCATAACCAACAGTTACTCTACGCTGCTAAAGTTATTATAGTAGTGGCTGGAATGGAAGGAGCACTGGCCAGCGTAGTGGGTGGTTTAGTGGATAAACCTGTGATCGCAGTACCTACCAGTGTTGGGTATGGCGCTAGTTTCGGCGGTGTGGCAGCTCTTTTAACAATGTTGAACAGTTGTGCCTCAGGCGTCAGCGTGGTAAATATCGATAACGGCTTTGGAGCCGGCTACATGGCAAGTTTAATCAATAAGATTGGAGAGGTAGATTAG
- the larE gene encoding ATP-dependent sacrificial sulfur transferase LarE, producing MSLEHKLQVLQNILREYESVAIAFSGGVDSTFLAKVAYDVLGDKALAVTAISETFPARELEEAKRLAREIGISQEFIHTKELNNSKFAENSPERCYFCKNELFSKIKELALERGYKYVLDGANYDDLNDYRPGMKAGKELGVKSPLKEAKITKEDIRILSRQLGLPTWDKPSFACLSSRFPYGHKITKENLAMVDQAENFLRDLGFGQLRVRHHQDMARIELEPKAMQEALTKADLIVEKLKSIGYTYITLDLQGYRTGSMNAGLKEVEKYRES from the coding sequence ATGAGTTTAGAGCACAAGCTGCAGGTGTTGCAAAATATCTTACGGGAATATGAGAGCGTGGCTATTGCTTTTTCGGGGGGAGTAGACAGTACGTTTCTGGCCAAAGTGGCTTATGATGTCTTAGGAGACAAAGCGTTGGCGGTAACAGCCATTTCTGAGACATTTCCTGCCAGGGAACTTGAAGAGGCGAAGAGATTAGCACGGGAGATCGGTATATCCCAGGAATTTATTCATACCAAAGAATTGAACAACAGCAAGTTTGCTGAAAATTCACCTGAGCGCTGTTACTTTTGTAAAAACGAACTTTTTAGCAAAATAAAGGAACTGGCCTTGGAAAGGGGATATAAATACGTTTTAGATGGCGCTAATTATGATGATTTGAATGATTACCGGCCCGGAATGAAAGCAGGTAAAGAGCTAGGAGTAAAAAGTCCTTTAAAGGAAGCGAAAATAACTAAAGAGGATATACGGATATTGTCCAGACAACTTGGACTTCCTACTTGGGACAAACCTTCATTTGCCTGTTTATCATCCCGTTTCCCCTATGGACACAAGATAACCAAGGAAAACCTGGCAATGGTGGACCAGGCAGAAAATTTTTTGCGAGATTTGGGTTTCGGACAACTTCGGGTTCGCCACCACCAGGACATGGCCAGGATAGAGTTGGAGCCAAAAGCCATGCAGGAAGCATTGACTAAGGCGGATCTGATTGTAGAGAAACTAAAGTCAATAGGTTATACCTATATTACATTAGATCTGCAGGGTTACCGGACAGGCAGTATGAATGCAGGCTTGAAAGAAGTGGAAAAATATCGTGAATCCTAA
- a CDS encoding NUDIX hydrolase, producing MLFRNCAGGIVFNGDSVFILQNEKHEWVLPKGVIRNGAHASEVALKRVLEEGGINAKIIAPAGETSYEFYSYSRQQPVCNKITWFVMDTDQTDYRVNCEEGFLDGGFYPIQEAIEKITYSQDKSLVRVAYRKIAKILEMEKGA from the coding sequence GTGCTTTTTAGAAATTGCGCTGGTGGCATTGTGTTCAACGGGGATAGTGTATTTATCTTACAAAATGAAAAGCATGAGTGGGTTCTACCAAAAGGGGTAATCCGGAATGGTGCTCATGCCAGCGAAGTGGCTTTAAAAAGGGTTTTAGAGGAAGGTGGAATAAACGCAAAAATTATTGCACCCGCCGGAGAAACTAGCTATGAGTTTTATTCTTACTCCAGGCAGCAACCCGTTTGCAATAAAATCACCTGGTTTGTGATGGACACGGACCAAACCGATTATCGTGTAAATTGCGAGGAAGGATTCCTAGACGGAGGCTTTTATCCGATACAGGAAGCCATTGAAAAGATTACTTACAGTCAAGATAAATCGCTGGTAAGAGTTGCTTATAGAAAGATCGCCAAGATTCTGGAAATGGAGAAAGGAGCCTAG
- a CDS encoding VWA domain-containing protein produces the protein MLQAIITFVGYLRKAGFTISGAEIESCLQALALIEPSRENFKQVLQCSFVKSQADAEAFSKLYHAFFSLQTHCDFKVRGSQESSFSYLQQHSAHTDGRGVGQSGAGGSSLCQALLSEDFTQIRKLINAALRIVTDESAAVNKETIHELLRKLKINLDWAMTEHQLFQKLDHQPDRLYYYQSLLHKVEMELELELVKWLARKDSTRTLERYAYSLNYRQLAFNQLSKEQFALVKKQVLKLGRRLAVRSGRRGKAAKRGQISMRYTVRSAFKTGGTVLKVVRRKKVPGKPELLLLCDLSNSVIQFSHFFLLLVHAMQKRFRSVRTMIFVDRLEDITTYIQKHDFPEVVEKSLFNSGISASGFSDFGRVFCDLYKFHSSLLKPKTTLIILGDAKNNWRPPRTEAFQAIAAKCDKVYWLNPRPRSTWFEEDSILHLYMPYINAVYECRNLEQLRVIARQIF, from the coding sequence ATGCTCCAAGCAATAATCACTTTCGTCGGCTACCTGCGTAAGGCTGGTTTTACAATCTCGGGGGCTGAAATAGAAAGTTGCCTACAAGCACTTGCCTTAATAGAGCCGAGCCGCGAAAATTTTAAACAGGTGCTGCAATGTAGCTTTGTCAAGAGCCAAGCCGATGCAGAAGCTTTTTCAAAATTATATCATGCTTTTTTTAGTTTGCAGACACATTGTGATTTTAAAGTCAGAGGCAGTCAAGAAAGTTCATTTTCTTACCTGCAACAACATTCCGCCCATACGGATGGCAGAGGAGTAGGACAAAGTGGGGCGGGTGGAAGCAGCCTATGCCAGGCTTTACTCAGCGAAGATTTTACCCAAATCAGAAAGCTCATTAATGCTGCGCTGCGTATTGTTACAGATGAATCGGCAGCGGTCAACAAAGAAACTATTCATGAATTGCTGCGCAAGCTCAAAATTAACCTGGACTGGGCTATGACAGAGCACCAACTGTTTCAAAAGCTGGACCATCAGCCGGACCGCCTCTACTATTACCAAAGCTTACTGCACAAGGTGGAAATGGAGTTAGAGTTAGAACTGGTGAAATGGTTAGCTCGAAAAGATAGCACCCGTACCTTGGAGCGCTATGCTTACAGTTTAAATTACAGACAACTTGCGTTTAATCAATTATCTAAAGAGCAGTTTGCACTGGTCAAAAAGCAAGTACTCAAATTGGGGCGTAGACTGGCTGTCAGGAGTGGACGGCGAGGCAAAGCAGCCAAGCGAGGGCAAATATCCATGCGTTATACGGTACGCAGCGCATTCAAGACCGGTGGAACGGTTTTAAAAGTGGTGAGAAGAAAGAAGGTTCCCGGCAAGCCGGAGCTTCTCTTGCTTTGTGATCTTTCCAACTCGGTAATCCAGTTTAGCCATTTTTTCTTGCTCCTGGTTCACGCCATGCAAAAAAGATTCCGTTCTGTGCGCACTATGATCTTTGTAGATCGGCTGGAAGACATCACTACCTATATCCAAAAGCACGATTTCCCCGAAGTGGTGGAAAAATCACTTTTTAATTCGGGGATCTCAGCTTCAGGTTTTTCCGACTTCGGTCGGGTTTTTTGCGATTTATATAAGTTTCACAGCTCACTTTTAAAACCAAAGACAACGCTGATCATTTTAGGAGATGCCAAAAACAATTGGCGACCTCCTCGAACCGAAGCTTTTCAAGCTATCGCCGCTAAATGTGACAAGGTTTATTGGTTGAACCCCCGGCCCCGCTCTACCTGGTTTGAAGAAGATAGCATTTTGCATCTTTACATGCCTTATATAAATGCAGTTTACGAGTGCCGCAATTTAGAGCAATTGCGGGTTATAGCCAGGCAAATTTTTTAG
- a CDS encoding AAA family ATPase, giving the protein MESYQELMEKFREKHYFLKDSAALVLFLAYKLEKPLLVEGPAGVGKTELAKVLADVAGARLIRLQCYEGLDESKALYEWNYQMQLLYLEAVKKHENWQQLKKNIYSQEFLLPRPLLDAIQAMEPTVLLIDELDKSDEEFESFLLELLAEFQISIPELGTIKAKNKPTVIITSNSNREFSEALKRRCFHLYLDYPDLEMETAIVSAKLPELPSQLVRQIVAFVQGLRQYDLKKVPSIAETLDWAKTILFLGKDVLKQEDVKSTLPILLKFQEDIEKVELKMEYLLTCNHSGER; this is encoded by the coding sequence GTGGAAAGCTATCAGGAATTAATGGAAAAGTTCAGGGAGAAACATTATTTTCTAAAAGACTCTGCAGCTCTGGTACTTTTTTTGGCTTATAAATTGGAAAAACCCCTGCTGGTGGAAGGTCCTGCCGGTGTGGGCAAAACCGAATTGGCTAAAGTGTTGGCAGACGTAGCAGGCGCGCGGCTGATTCGCCTGCAGTGTTACGAAGGCCTGGATGAAAGCAAGGCATTATACGAATGGAATTACCAAATGCAGCTCCTGTATCTGGAAGCTGTCAAAAAGCACGAGAATTGGCAGCAGTTAAAAAAGAATATATACAGCCAGGAATTTTTGCTGCCTCGTCCTCTTTTGGATGCCATTCAGGCCATGGAACCGACAGTTTTGCTGATTGATGAGCTGGATAAGAGTGATGAGGAGTTTGAAAGTTTTTTACTGGAATTGCTGGCAGAGTTTCAAATTTCCATACCTGAGCTTGGGACGATCAAAGCGAAGAACAAACCTACAGTCATCATTACCAGCAATAGCAACCGGGAATTTTCGGAAGCTTTAAAACGGAGATGCTTCCACTTATATTTAGATTACCCCGATTTAGAGATGGAAACTGCTATAGTGTCGGCCAAGCTTCCGGAACTTCCCTCGCAGCTAGTACGGCAAATTGTGGCTTTTGTACAGGGTTTGCGCCAGTACGATCTGAAAAAAGTGCCCAGTATCGCTGAAACCCTGGATTGGGCCAAAACAATCCTTTTTTTAGGTAAAGACGTGTTAAAGCAGGAAGATGTAAAGAGCACACTGCCAATTCTCCTAAAGTTTCAGGAGGATATTGAAAAGGTGGAGCTAAAGATGGAATACTTGTTAACCTGTAACCATTCCGGGGAGAGGTAA
- a CDS encoding HAD family hydrolase, giving the protein MLEAILFDLDGTLLPMDTDEFLNHYFKLLTEKMQQYLDSKLFMRELLAATDAMIKNTDSAKSNEQVFIEAFFPATGLVATEIMPVFEEFYTNDYCQLGCYFQPDPLVKEIVHAAQEKGLKLVLATNPLFPLIAIKERMRWAGVSEFDFALITSYEEMHACKPNLEYYREICAKIKVPARNCLMVGNDVEEDLIAQKIGMQTFLVEDYLLNRHDLPINADYRGSLKELYQFVVQL; this is encoded by the coding sequence GTGCTGGAAGCAATTCTTTTTGACTTGGATGGCACGTTGCTGCCCATGGATACCGATGAATTTTTAAATCACTACTTTAAACTCTTAACAGAAAAGATGCAGCAATATCTGGATTCTAAGCTTTTTATGCGGGAGCTCTTGGCAGCAACTGACGCCATGATCAAAAATACGGATTCCGCCAAAAGCAACGAACAAGTTTTCATTGAAGCATTCTTTCCGGCTACGGGTTTGGTTGCAACGGAAATTATGCCGGTGTTCGAGGAATTCTACACCAACGATTATTGTCAGCTGGGCTGTTATTTTCAACCGGACCCGCTGGTAAAAGAGATCGTTCACGCAGCCCAAGAAAAAGGATTAAAATTGGTGTTAGCAACTAACCCGTTATTTCCGTTGATAGCAATCAAGGAGCGGATGCGTTGGGCAGGCGTCAGTGAATTTGACTTTGCACTTATAACCAGTTATGAAGAAATGCATGCCTGCAAGCCCAATTTGGAATATTACCGTGAAATATGCGCTAAAATAAAGGTGCCGGCCCGGAACTGTTTAATGGTTGGCAACGATGTAGAAGAGGACTTGATAGCCCAAAAAATTGGGATGCAAACATTTTTAGTCGAGGACTATTTGTTAAACAGGCACGATCTGCCAATTAATGCTGATTACCGGGGCAGCTTAAAAGAACTGTATCAGTTCGTTGTTCAGCTATAA